One part of the Thermus hydrothermalis genome encodes these proteins:
- a CDS encoding c-type cytochrome, with product MVVDRIEVYLDGAQEPLAVLKEPPYRLELDTRQIPDGEHTLRLVTHFRGGGQEVKEIPFTVNNYPDVLVLGLDEGGEVAGKVELRLAVGEPELPVEPVRFNPIWYAVASVVVLGGIWAYFALSPAAEKIVAEVAPPAQEAQAHGESAAPAANVDQALMEKGKAIYESHCAACHQANGQGMPPAFPALAGNPNLKDAQLILNVVKNGRGAMPAVGANFSEEELKAVATYIRNSFGNNFGPVE from the coding sequence ATGGTCGTAGACCGGATTGAGGTGTACCTAGACGGCGCCCAGGAGCCCCTGGCGGTTCTCAAGGAACCCCCTTACCGGCTAGAACTGGACACCCGCCAGATCCCCGATGGCGAGCACACCCTACGCCTCGTGACCCACTTCCGGGGCGGAGGACAAGAGGTCAAGGAAATCCCCTTCACCGTGAACAACTACCCCGACGTCCTGGTCCTGGGCCTGGACGAAGGCGGGGAAGTGGCGGGCAAGGTGGAGCTCCGCCTGGCGGTGGGCGAGCCGGAGCTGCCCGTGGAGCCTGTGCGCTTCAACCCCATCTGGTACGCCGTAGCCTCGGTGGTGGTCTTGGGCGGGATCTGGGCCTACTTCGCCCTCTCTCCCGCCGCGGAAAAGATCGTGGCCGAGGTGGCGCCCCCCGCCCAAGAAGCCCAGGCCCACGGGGAAAGCGCCGCCCCCGCAGCCAACGTGGACCAGGCCCTCATGGAGAAGGGTAAGGCCATTTACGAGAGCCACTGCGCCGCCTGCCACCAGGCGAACGGCCAGGGCATGCCCCCCGCCTTCCCGGCCCTGGCGGGGAACCCCAACCTGAAGGATGCCCAGCTCATCCTCAACGTGGTGAAAAACGGCCGGGGCGCCATGCCCGCCGTGGGGGCCAACTTCAGCGAGGAGGAGCTCAAGGCCGTGGCCACCTACATCCGCAACAGCTTCGGCAACAACTTCGGCCCGGTGGAGTAG
- the thrS gene encoding threonine--tRNA ligase, with amino-acid sequence MTVYLPDGKALEVPEGATALDVAKAVGPGLAKAAVGAIVDGELYDLFKPLPPGAKVRILTEKDPEYQTLFRHTLAHVLAQAVKEHFQEKGYDPESVRLGVGPVIEKGFYYDIDAPEPLSDEDLPALEERMRAILQKDLPLRRYVLSREEALARYRGKDPYKTELIQEIPEGEEISFYQQGDEAYGFTDLCRGPHVPSTGRIPPHFKLTHVAGAYWRGDERRPMLQRVYGVAFRTAEELKEYLWQLEEAKRRDHRRIGRELELFLIHPMVGKGLVLWLPKGNVIREELIAFMREEQVKRGYQLVTTPHIGSLELYKTSGHYPYYAESQFPPISFKERGEEEEYLLKPMNCPHHIRIYAHKKRSYRELPLRIAEFGTVYRYEKAGELLGLTRVRGFTQDDAHLFCTPEQVKGEFLGVLDLVLKVFATLGLRDYRARIGVREPGSEKYVGDEAKWALAERQIEEAALEAGLSYTVEAGDAAFYGPKLDFVVKDALGREWQLGTIQVDYNLPERFGLAYVGPDGEEHRPVMIHRAPFGSLERFIGILIEHFAGDFPLWLSPVQVVVIPVSEKQTDYAQEVALKLREAGLRAEADLRSERMQARIRDAEVQKVPYILVVGDKEKAEGTVSVRRRHRGNLGAMPLATFLEKALLEYREKRLESVF; translated from the coding sequence ATGACGGTCTACCTGCCGGATGGGAAGGCCCTCGAGGTCCCGGAAGGGGCCACCGCCCTGGACGTGGCCAAGGCCGTGGGCCCGGGCCTGGCCAAGGCGGCGGTGGGGGCCATCGTGGACGGGGAGCTCTACGACCTCTTCAAGCCCCTCCCCCCCGGGGCCAAGGTGCGCATCCTCACGGAGAAGGACCCCGAGTACCAGACCCTTTTCCGCCACACCCTGGCCCACGTCCTGGCCCAGGCGGTGAAGGAGCACTTCCAGGAAAAGGGCTACGATCCGGAAAGCGTGCGGCTCGGGGTGGGGCCGGTGATTGAGAAGGGCTTTTACTACGATATAGACGCCCCCGAGCCCCTTTCGGACGAGGACCTTCCCGCCCTCGAGGAGAGGATGCGGGCCATCCTGCAAAAGGACCTCCCCTTGCGCCGCTATGTCCTCTCCCGGGAGGAGGCCTTGGCCCGCTACCGGGGCAAGGACCCCTACAAGACCGAGCTCATCCAGGAGATCCCCGAAGGGGAGGAGATCAGCTTCTACCAACAAGGGGACGAGGCTTACGGTTTCACCGACCTCTGCCGCGGACCCCACGTGCCCTCCACGGGCCGCATCCCGCCCCACTTCAAACTCACCCACGTGGCCGGGGCCTACTGGCGAGGGGACGAACGGCGCCCCATGCTCCAACGGGTCTACGGGGTGGCCTTCCGCACCGCCGAGGAGCTCAAGGAGTACCTCTGGCAGCTGGAGGAGGCCAAACGGCGGGACCACCGCCGGATCGGGCGGGAGCTGGAGCTTTTCCTCATTCATCCCATGGTGGGCAAGGGCCTGGTGCTTTGGCTCCCCAAGGGGAACGTCATCCGGGAAGAGCTCATCGCCTTCATGCGGGAAGAGCAGGTCAAGCGGGGCTACCAGCTCGTGACCACCCCCCACATCGGCAGCCTGGAGCTTTACAAGACCTCGGGCCACTACCCCTACTACGCCGAAAGCCAGTTCCCCCCCATCAGCTTCAAAGAACGGGGCGAGGAGGAGGAGTACCTCCTCAAGCCCATGAACTGCCCCCACCACATCCGGATCTACGCCCACAAAAAGCGCTCCTACCGCGAGCTCCCCTTAAGGATCGCCGAGTTCGGCACCGTCTACCGCTACGAGAAGGCGGGGGAGCTTCTGGGCCTCACCCGGGTGCGGGGCTTCACCCAGGACGACGCCCACCTCTTCTGCACCCCCGAGCAGGTGAAGGGGGAGTTTTTGGGGGTCTTGGACCTGGTCCTAAAGGTCTTCGCCACCTTGGGGCTTAGGGACTACCGGGCCCGCATCGGCGTAAGGGAGCCCGGAAGCGAAAAGTACGTGGGGGACGAGGCCAAATGGGCCCTGGCGGAAAGGCAGATTGAGGAGGCGGCCCTGGAAGCAGGGCTTAGCTACACCGTGGAGGCGGGGGACGCCGCCTTCTACGGCCCCAAGCTGGACTTCGTGGTCAAGGACGCCTTGGGCAGGGAGTGGCAGCTGGGCACCATCCAGGTGGACTACAACCTGCCCGAGCGCTTCGGCCTCGCCTACGTGGGGCCGGACGGCGAGGAGCACCGCCCCGTCATGATCCACCGCGCCCCCTTCGGCTCCTTGGAGCGCTTCATCGGCATCCTCATTGAGCACTTCGCCGGGGACTTCCCCTTATGGCTTTCCCCGGTGCAGGTGGTGGTCATCCCCGTTTCCGAAAAGCAGACGGACTACGCCCAAGAGGTGGCCCTTAAGCTAAGGGAAGCGGGCCTCCGGGCCGAGGCGGACCTGAGGAGCGAGCGCATGCAGGCCAGAATCCGCGACGCCGAGGTGCAGAAGGTGCCCTACATCCTGGTGGTGGGGGATAAGGAGAAGGCGGAGGGCACGGTGAGCGTCAGGAGGCGCCACCGGGGGAACCTGGGGGCCATGCCCCTTGCCACCTTCCTGGAAAAGGCCCTCCTGGAATACCGGGAAAAGCGCTTAGAAAGCGTCTTCTGA
- a CDS encoding extracellular solute-binding protein, producing the protein MVRIFLLLLVLAAWARAQIALPLWHTLGEGGVLEGEAQAFNQAQSRYRIEPRFVGDYREMGVLLAAALRNGTAPPLAQVELGFLPVLVKEGLVQPLPSPQIPDLDPALLRLGEVKGRLYGYPLGISVAVLFYNQDALRARRLTPPRDFAQLKAVAQKLSTRAAKGLLFSADVYSFATLVLAQGGALSQGGAPALDGESALKALEFLQSIDREGALQVRSATELISAGADFLRTKAFLAMGPSSLLPAVKSRTQLPFTIGIAPLPLEAQGKVAASGSVLVALRHASTEERRGLEAFYRHMAEAQRQLTLAQGVYYLPLSLKAQEAWGKEEVGRLLLSQKARLAPWHQDSPLLLWAPPLEEALERALKGQVPAKKALEEAQTRALKIP; encoded by the coding sequence ATGGTTCGGATATTTCTGCTGCTTCTGGTCTTAGCCGCATGGGCAAGGGCCCAGATCGCCCTACCCCTTTGGCACACCCTGGGGGAGGGAGGGGTCTTGGAGGGAGAAGCCCAGGCGTTCAACCAGGCCCAGTCCCGCTACCGCATAGAACCTCGCTTTGTGGGGGATTACCGGGAAATGGGCGTGCTCCTGGCCGCCGCTCTCCGCAACGGCACAGCCCCACCCCTGGCGCAGGTGGAACTTGGGTTTCTACCGGTCCTGGTAAAGGAGGGCCTGGTCCAACCCCTCCCCTCCCCCCAGATCCCGGACCTAGATCCGGCGCTCCTACGCTTGGGCGAGGTAAAAGGACGCCTTTACGGCTACCCTTTGGGCATCTCTGTCGCTGTGCTCTTCTACAACCAAGACGCCCTTCGGGCCAGGCGCCTTACCCCTCCTAGGGACTTCGCCCAGCTCAAGGCCGTAGCCCAGAAGCTCTCCACCCGCGCGGCCAAGGGGCTCCTTTTCTCTGCAGACGTCTACAGCTTCGCCACCTTGGTTCTGGCCCAAGGAGGTGCCCTAAGCCAGGGGGGTGCTCCTGCCCTGGATGGAGAAAGCGCCCTAAAAGCTCTGGAATTTCTCCAAAGCATTGATCGGGAAGGGGCTTTGCAGGTGCGCTCCGCCACAGAGTTGATCAGCGCAGGGGCTGACTTTCTTCGGACCAAGGCCTTCTTGGCCATGGGGCCTTCCTCCCTCCTGCCTGCGGTAAAAAGCCGCACGCAGCTCCCCTTTACCATCGGCATTGCTCCCTTGCCCCTCGAGGCCCAGGGGAAAGTGGCAGCCTCGGGCTCCGTCCTCGTGGCCCTACGCCACGCCTCCACCGAGGAAAGGCGTGGCCTAGAAGCCTTCTACCGCCACATGGCCGAAGCCCAGCGCCAGCTCACCCTTGCCCAAGGCGTTTACTACCTGCCCCTAAGCCTAAAGGCCCAGGAAGCCTGGGGGAAGGAAGAGGTGGGCCGCCTCCTCCTAAGCCAGAAGGCGCGCCTTGCCCCCTGGCACCAGGATAGCCCCTTGCTCCTCTGGGCACCTCCCCTCGAGGAGGCCCTGGAGCGGGCCCTAAAGGGCCAGGTGCCCGCCAAGAAAGCCCTGGAAGAGGCGCAAACCCGGGCCCTGAAAATTCCCTGA
- a CDS encoding ABC transporter substrate-binding protein: MRRLWAVLTLWAWASAQVSIPFWHTAGPPGNRVLEEAIQSFNASQKAYRLEARYVGDYREAGVKLLAALRSGGAPVLFHGELSFLPRLAQEGVALPLDAYLKDLPKDLYPEMLRTGQVKGKTFGLPLGLSVPALYYNKDAFRARGLRPPRTWPEVEEAAARLTGRTAKGMVVSTDIWSFNAIVMSLGGSLVKDGLPAFTSKEAVEALEMLYRMVQKGHAQARNLAEAQFAVADFLRTKAFMGIGPTTALPVVEAQTALPFAVGLAPLPRREGGAVPLSGAALAVLKGASPEQAQGAVAFWLHFLEPKRQAAWVRTTWYLPLRKEAERELADFLKDPERQAVFAQAEVGRPWSQDPELVVWYGYLEEALERSLKQGVRPQAALEEAQRKALAVERR; this comes from the coding sequence ATGAGGCGCCTTTGGGCTGTTTTAACCCTTTGGGCCTGGGCCTCGGCCCAGGTGAGCATCCCCTTTTGGCACACCGCTGGCCCCCCGGGAAACCGGGTTCTGGAAGAGGCCATCCAAAGCTTCAACGCAAGCCAAAAGGCCTACCGCCTCGAGGCCCGCTACGTGGGGGACTACCGGGAAGCGGGGGTGAAGCTTCTGGCCGCCCTGCGCTCGGGAGGGGCTCCCGTCCTCTTCCACGGGGAGCTCTCCTTCCTGCCGAGGCTCGCCCAAGAGGGGGTGGCCCTCCCCCTGGACGCCTACCTGAAGGACCTCCCCAAGGACCTCTACCCCGAGATGCTTCGGACGGGGCAGGTGAAGGGGAAGACCTTTGGGCTTCCCCTAGGGCTTTCCGTCCCCGCCCTTTACTACAACAAGGACGCCTTCCGCGCCCGGGGGCTTAGGCCCCCCAGGACCTGGCCGGAGGTGGAGGAGGCCGCCGCCCGGCTCACGGGCCGCACCGCCAAGGGCATGGTGGTCTCCACGGACATCTGGAGCTTCAACGCCATCGTCATGAGCCTAGGGGGAAGCCTGGTGAAGGACGGGCTTCCCGCCTTCACCTCCAAGGAGGCGGTGGAGGCCTTGGAGATGCTTTACCGCATGGTGCAGAAAGGGCACGCCCAAGCCCGCAACCTGGCGGAGGCCCAGTTCGCCGTGGCCGACTTCCTGCGCACCAAGGCCTTCATGGGCATCGGACCCACCACCGCCCTGCCCGTGGTGGAGGCCCAGACCGCCCTCCCCTTCGCCGTGGGCCTTGCCCCCTTGCCCCGAAGGGAGGGAGGGGCGGTGCCCCTTTCCGGGGCCGCCTTGGCCGTGCTCAAGGGGGCAAGCCCCGAACAGGCGCAAGGGGCGGTGGCCTTCTGGCTCCACTTCCTGGAGCCCAAGCGCCAGGCGGCGTGGGTGCGCACCACCTGGTACCTGCCCCTGCGGAAAGAAGCGGAAAGGGAGCTCGCCGACTTCCTGAAAGACCCCGAGCGCCAAGCGGTCTTCGCCCAGGCGGAGGTGGGGCGGCCCTGGAGCCAGGACCCCGAGCTCGTGGTCTGGTACGGCTACCTGGAAGAGGCCCTGGAAAGGAGCCTCAAGCAAGGGGTCAGGCCCCAGGCGGCCCTCGAGGAGGCCCAGCGGAAGGCCCTCGCTGTGGAGAGGAGATAA
- a CDS encoding cytochrome C — MYRNDPILPTFALILAAGLFYAAYLDGLHIARLLGHAPAELSVGQIGLMAFGAVFLLYGLIGLVSYWLEGVELRPGRHFPTPSTAPVAAGVILVLLLTALSGFFVRLILYSAQTGHNPTWLQGLIFGSISLVVAALFGIYKKFFGRDEVITEEEKSEFPW; from the coding sequence ATGTACCGCAACGATCCCATCCTGCCCACCTTCGCCCTGATCTTGGCCGCAGGCCTCTTTTATGCGGCCTACCTGGACGGGCTCCACATTGCCCGCCTGCTAGGCCACGCCCCAGCGGAGCTTTCCGTGGGGCAGATCGGCCTCATGGCCTTCGGGGCTGTCTTTCTCCTCTATGGGCTTATAGGCCTCGTTTCCTATTGGTTAGAAGGGGTAGAACTCCGCCCTGGCCGCCACTTCCCCACCCCCTCCACCGCCCCCGTGGCGGCAGGCGTCATCCTGGTCCTCCTCCTCACCGCCCTGTCCGGCTTCTTCGTACGCCTCATCCTCTACTCCGCCCAGACCGGGCACAACCCCACCTGGCTCCAGGGCCTCATCTTCGGAAGCATCAGCCTGGTGGTGGCGGCCCTTTTTGGCATCTACAAGAAGTTCTTCGGCCGGGACGAGGTCATCACCGAGGAGGAGAAGAGCGAGTTCCCCTGGTGA
- a CDS encoding ABC transporter substrate-binding protein, producing the protein MRRIGVLFLTWSLALAQSEIPFWHSMDGPAGRLLSTFAQEFNARQSQYRVTPQYAGDYKDAETKLVAALRTGSQPVLFQAEISFFPRLVGEGRALALDGYLSLDRAFLEDLFEPAWNYGVVEGKRYGLPLNTSTPVLFYNLDAFRAKGLKPPKDWKEFEAVAKALTSRQTKGFIFVTDPQAWLFEAMVTSRGGSLVKDGKPNFLSPEALDALEMLWRLNRAGVLSVRSMAEATFAQLDFVRTKGMMVMASIANWPAAENFSFAFTLGVAPVPRESQGKVPMGGAQLVVLRGASEAQVRGALEFWRYLMEPKNVARWVEASYYVPVRKSAIPLLEGFYRENPFRKVAFEQIAYAQERPRLPQFSTWASLLAEALEKSLKGGVPSQKALEEAQRKAEALR; encoded by the coding sequence ATGCGCCGGATTGGGGTTCTCTTCCTCACGTGGAGCCTGGCCCTGGCCCAAAGCGAGATCCCTTTCTGGCACTCCATGGACGGCCCCGCCGGCAGGCTCCTCTCCACCTTCGCCCAGGAGTTCAACGCCCGCCAATCCCAGTACCGGGTAACCCCCCAGTACGCCGGGGACTACAAGGACGCCGAAACCAAGCTGGTGGCCGCCCTGCGCACGGGGAGCCAGCCCGTCCTCTTCCAGGCGGAGATCTCCTTCTTCCCCCGCCTGGTGGGGGAAGGGCGGGCCTTGGCCCTGGATGGCTACCTAAGCCTGGACCGGGCGTTCCTAGAAGACCTCTTTGAACCCGCCTGGAACTACGGGGTGGTGGAGGGCAAGCGCTACGGCCTTCCCCTAAACACCTCCACGCCGGTCCTCTTCTACAACCTGGATGCCTTCCGGGCCAAAGGGCTCAAACCCCCCAAGGACTGGAAGGAGTTTGAGGCGGTGGCCAAGGCCCTAACCTCCCGTCAGACCAAGGGCTTCATCTTCGTCACCGACCCCCAGGCCTGGCTCTTTGAGGCCATGGTGACGAGCCGCGGGGGGAGCTTGGTCAAGGACGGGAAGCCCAACTTCCTCTCCCCTGAAGCCCTGGACGCCCTGGAGATGCTTTGGCGCCTAAACCGCGCCGGGGTCCTCTCCGTGCGCAGCATGGCCGAGGCCACCTTTGCCCAGCTGGACTTCGTGCGCACCAAGGGGATGATGGTGATGGCCTCCATCGCCAACTGGCCAGCGGCGGAAAACTTCTCCTTCGCCTTCACCCTGGGGGTAGCCCCCGTGCCCCGGGAGTCCCAGGGGAAGGTGCCCATGGGCGGAGCCCAGCTCGTGGTCCTGCGGGGCGCCTCGGAGGCCCAGGTGCGGGGGGCTTTGGAGTTTTGGCGCTACCTCATGGAGCCCAAAAACGTGGCCCGCTGGGTAGAGGCCAGCTACTACGTTCCTGTGCGCAAATCCGCCATCCCCCTCCTGGAAGGCTTTTACCGGGAAAACCCCTTCCGCAAGGTGGCCTTTGAGCAGATCGCTTACGCCCAGGAAAGGCCCCGCTTGCCCCAGTTCTCCACCTGGGCAAGCCTCCTCGCCGAGGCCCTGGAGAAAAGCCTAAAGGGCGGGGTACCCTCGCAAAAAGCCCTAGAGGAGGCGCAGCGCAAGGCGGAGGCCCTCCGCTAA
- a CDS encoding sugar phosphate isomerase/epimerase family protein, with product MRIGFSPFNAEMGYEEAFRLAAEEGMDLEVAYDLHEVLPLPDPKSLKATGSALGVGFTLHLPFVEMNPASLIPSVRKLSEDRLKRALEFGDTLGAKVGVLHTGQIPVRHPMALDLAREALEKTLSALLPLPFPVALENLALAEEDLLRGPEDLRALLERFPQYGFCLDVGHALVELGPTGPLRYLEALGGKLLHLHLHDNHGRKDDHLPVGAASVPWERIAPYLRGFAGTAALEVSGGKKGVQQSVKRLRELLL from the coding sequence ATGCGTATAGGCTTTAGCCCCTTCAACGCGGAGATGGGCTACGAGGAAGCCTTCCGCCTGGCGGCGGAGGAAGGGATGGACCTGGAGGTGGCCTACGACCTCCACGAGGTCCTCCCCTTACCGGACCCCAAAAGCCTCAAGGCCACGGGGAGCGCCTTGGGCGTGGGCTTCACCCTCCACCTCCCCTTCGTGGAGATGAACCCAGCAAGCCTCATCCCAAGCGTCCGGAAGCTTTCGGAAGACCGCCTTAAGCGGGCTTTGGAGTTCGGGGATACCCTGGGGGCGAAGGTGGGGGTCCTCCACACGGGCCAAATCCCCGTGCGCCACCCCATGGCCCTGGACCTGGCCCGGGAGGCCCTGGAGAAGACCCTTTCCGCCCTTCTCCCCCTCCCCTTCCCCGTGGCCCTGGAAAACCTGGCCCTTGCCGAAGAGGACCTCCTCCGGGGCCCCGAGGACCTAAGGGCCCTTTTGGAGCGCTTTCCCCAGTACGGCTTCTGCCTGGACGTGGGCCACGCCCTGGTGGAGCTCGGGCCCACGGGCCCCCTGCGCTACCTGGAGGCTTTGGGGGGGAAACTCCTTCACCTTCACCTCCACGACAACCACGGCCGCAAGGATGACCACCTGCCGGTGGGGGCTGCCAGCGTACCCTGGGAAAGGATCGCCCCCTACCTCAGGGGCTTTGCCGGCACCGCCGCCCTCGAGGTGAGCGGGGGAAAGAAGGGGGTCCAGCAAAGCGTTAAGCGCCTTCGGGAGCTCCTTCTTTAG
- a CDS encoding metallophosphoesterase family protein has protein sequence MRYLVLSDIHGNWPALEAVLQAAPPFDRVLFLGDAVGYYPDGDRVLDWLKEVDALCVLGNHDAWLLALNQLPVEGAVMEILAWQRERLSEAHLRFLASWPWQREVEGTLLVHGSPCDPLEYLDELELAREGFRCTEARLAFHGHTHLAGAFLELSGPRPWVRYQGFAQGGELLLPPTVRALVNPGSVGQPRDRVPGAAFALWEGDRVEFFRVAYPLERVAERLREEGFPEWLYARLTRGE, from the coding sequence GTGCGCTACCTGGTCCTCTCGGACATCCACGGGAACTGGCCCGCCCTGGAGGCTGTTTTGCAGGCGGCCCCCCCCTTTGACCGGGTGCTCTTCTTGGGGGATGCGGTGGGCTACTATCCCGACGGGGACCGGGTCCTGGACTGGCTTAAGGAGGTGGATGCCCTCTGCGTTTTGGGCAACCACGATGCCTGGCTCCTCGCCCTCAACCAGCTTCCCGTGGAGGGGGCGGTGATGGAGATCCTGGCCTGGCAGCGGGAACGGCTATCGGAGGCGCACCTGCGCTTTCTCGCTTCCTGGCCCTGGCAGCGGGAGGTGGAGGGGACGCTCCTCGTCCACGGTAGCCCCTGCGACCCCCTGGAATACCTGGACGAGCTGGAGCTCGCCCGGGAGGGCTTCCGCTGCACCGAGGCCCGCCTGGCCTTCCACGGCCACACCCACCTGGCCGGGGCCTTTTTGGAGCTTTCGGGGCCGCGTCCCTGGGTGCGCTACCAGGGTTTCGCCCAAGGGGGGGAGCTCCTTCTGCCCCCCACGGTGCGGGCCTTGGTCAACCCCGGCTCCGTGGGCCAGCCCCGCGACCGGGTGCCGGGAGCGGCCTTCGCCCTGTGGGAGGGGGACCGGGTGGAGTTCTTCCGCGTGGCCTACCCCTTGGAGCGGGTGGCCGAGCGCCTTAGGGAGGAGGGGTTTCCCGAGTGGCTCTACGCGCGCCTCACCCGGGGGGAATAA
- a CDS encoding MFS transporter, with protein sequence MWKGPREGRRSILPILDLRERNYRLAVVNGWLVWLGDTFLNANIVLSGFAAKLGAPGALIGLLPALLQAGGMVPQAFLAPYVARFPQKIVLYRRVAALRLLGVVLMALSAFLLGPWPGLLFAGFLLGLLLNALFTGVSSLPFWEVVAKTVPQARRAALFSARNLVGGLLAFLAGFLVREILALPLPFPLPYALLFSLGALSFGLGWHLFGQVEEPVEAPKTARLDLKAPLLHPGFRRYLRVRVVLGLAGMAEPFYAVYAVRALGQGKELGLYLSLYALSFTLSNLLWGRLAERGSKGVLRAGAALGFLAPLFALLLSPSFFGLVFLLQGAYLAALSLATTTYLLNLAPPEERSAFIGLGNTVAGVFAFSTVLGGWVADRAGFSTLFLLAAGLYALAFGLGSRLPEEG encoded by the coding sequence ATGTGGAAGGGCCCAAGGGAAGGGAGAAGGAGCATCCTCCCCATCTTAGACCTCCGCGAGCGGAACTACCGCCTGGCGGTGGTGAACGGCTGGCTAGTGTGGCTCGGGGACACCTTCCTGAACGCCAACATCGTCCTTTCCGGTTTCGCCGCCAAGCTGGGGGCCCCGGGGGCCCTCATCGGCCTCCTCCCGGCCCTCCTCCAGGCGGGGGGGATGGTGCCCCAGGCCTTCCTGGCCCCCTACGTGGCCCGCTTTCCCCAAAAGATCGTCCTCTACCGCAGGGTGGCCGCCCTGAGGCTTTTGGGGGTGGTCCTCATGGCCCTTTCCGCCTTCCTCCTCGGACCTTGGCCTGGGCTCCTTTTCGCCGGTTTTCTCCTAGGCCTCCTCCTAAACGCCCTCTTCACCGGGGTTTCTAGCCTTCCCTTTTGGGAGGTGGTGGCCAAGACCGTCCCCCAGGCGCGCCGGGCCGCCCTCTTCTCCGCCCGCAACCTGGTGGGGGGGCTCTTGGCCTTTCTGGCAGGGTTTTTGGTGCGGGAGATCCTGGCGCTTCCCCTGCCCTTTCCCCTGCCCTACGCCCTCCTCTTCAGCCTGGGGGCCCTCTCCTTTGGGCTTGGCTGGCACCTCTTCGGCCAGGTGGAAGAGCCCGTAGAGGCGCCCAAAACGGCCCGGCTGGACCTCAAGGCGCCCCTCCTTCACCCCGGGTTCCGCCGCTACCTCCGGGTGCGGGTGGTGTTGGGCCTCGCCGGGATGGCCGAGCCCTTTTACGCCGTCTACGCCGTGCGCGCCCTCGGGCAGGGGAAGGAGCTTGGCCTTTACCTCTCCCTTTATGCCCTCTCCTTTACCCTCTCCAACCTCCTTTGGGGGCGGCTTGCGGAGAGGGGGTCCAAGGGGGTCTTGAGGGCCGGGGCGGCCCTGGGCTTCCTTGCGCCCCTTTTCGCCCTCCTCCTATCCCCCTCCTTCTTCGGCCTCGTCTTCCTCCTGCAAGGGGCCTACCTGGCTGCCCTAAGCCTCGCCACCACCACCTACCTCCTGAACCTGGCCCCGCCCGAGGAGCGGAGCGCCTTCATCGGCCTGGGCAACACCGTGGCCGGGGTCTTCGCCTTCTCCACGGTCCTCGGGGGATGGGTGGCGGATAGGGCGGGTTTTTCCACCCTCTTCCTCCTGGCGGCGGGGCTTTATGCCCTGGCCTTTGGGCTAGGAAGCAGGCTCCCGGAGGAGGGCTAG
- a CDS encoding PaaX family transcriptional regulator C-terminal domain-containing protein, which produces MRARSTIFTIFLEYVYPERRARVKDLVAMMEALGFSEAAVRAALSRSAKRGWVRPERVGRTAYYALSDRVYWQVRQVRRRLYGPRPPWDGRFLLVLPEGPKDRGERERFRREMALLGYGSLQSGVYLGAGVDLEATRELLTFYRLPATLFAGEHLGPKEEIQAIFPLERAQAHYQALFPLEAPEEPEEAFRALTRLVHEMRKVLFLDPLLPPELLPKGFLGPKAHREFLEARKALYGKALPFLEGLELPLTALSPQGG; this is translated from the coding sequence ATGCGGGCGCGCTCCACCATCTTCACCATTTTTCTGGAATATGTCTACCCGGAACGCCGGGCCCGGGTCAAGGACCTCGTGGCCATGATGGAGGCCCTGGGCTTTTCCGAAGCGGCGGTGCGGGCCGCCCTTTCCCGGAGCGCCAAGCGGGGCTGGGTGCGGCCCGAGCGGGTGGGGCGCACCGCTTACTACGCCCTTTCCGACCGGGTGTACTGGCAGGTGCGGCAGGTGCGCCGCCGCCTCTACGGGCCGAGGCCGCCCTGGGATGGGCGCTTTCTTTTGGTGTTGCCGGAAGGCCCCAAGGACCGGGGGGAAAGGGAGCGCTTCCGCCGGGAGATGGCCCTTTTGGGCTACGGGAGCCTGCAATCGGGGGTTTACCTGGGGGCGGGGGTGGACCTCGAGGCCACCCGGGAGCTCCTCACCTTCTACCGGCTTCCCGCCACCCTCTTCGCCGGGGAGCACCTGGGGCCCAAGGAAGAGATCCAGGCCATCTTCCCCCTGGAAAGGGCTCAGGCCCACTACCAGGCCCTCTTTCCCCTGGAAGCCCCCGAGGAGCCGGAGGAGGCCTTCCGCGCCCTCACCCGCCTGGTGCACGAGATGCGGAAGGTGCTCTTCCTGGACCCCCTCCTGCCCCCTGAGCTTCTTCCCAAAGGCTTCCTTGGGCCCAAAGCCCACCGGGAGTTCCTGGAGGCCCGCAAGGCCCTTTACGGGAAGGCCCTCCCTTTCCTGGAGGGCCTAGAGCTTCCCCTCACCGCCCTCTCACCCCAAGGCGGGTAA